From the Ilumatobacteraceae bacterium genome, the window GGTGGTCGACAGTGCGATCCAGGCGACCACCGCATGGCAGCGCAGCGGCAACAACGCGAACAGCCACGGCGCCTTCGCCGCGGCGCAGGCGTGCGACGACCTCGCCGAGCAGGTCAGGGGCACGATGGGCGAACTGCTCCACGCCGATCCGTACGGGTTCATCATCGGCCCGTCGACCACCTCGAACATCTTCTCGCTGACCCGTGCCATCGCCCGCGGGCTCGGGCCGGGCGACGAGATCATCTGTACGCAGCTCGACCACGACTCCAACGTGTCGCCGTGGTTGCTGATCGCCGCCGACACCGGAGCGACGATCCAGTTCGCCGAGTTCGATCCGGGCTCTGGCCGACTTCCCGTCAAATCGGTGACGGAGCTGCTGAACGATCGGACCCGGTGGGTCGCCGTGACCGGCGCCAGCAACGCGATCGGCACGATGCCCGACGTGACCGCGATCACCGCGGCTGCCCACGAGGCCGGCGCTCAGGTCGTGGTCGACGGCGTCCACCTCACCCCGCACGCCCCCGTCGATCTCGCCGCGATCGGGTGCGACATCTACTCGACCAGTTCCTACAAGTGGTACGGACCACACGCCGGCATCACCTGGGTCCGCCCCGAACTCCTCGACGAGCTCCCCGCCTACAAGGTCCGGCCCGCGCCCGACACGGGTGCCGAACGGTTCCAACTGGGCACGCCGGCGTACGAGAACCTGGCCGCGATCGACGCCGCGGCCCGATTCCTGATCGACACCGGCATGGCCGCGATCCAGGCCCACGAACGGGGCGTGTTCCAGCGCCTGCTCGACGGGCTGGCCGCCGACGAACGGGTGACGATCTACGGACCGCACGACCTGGTCGACCGGGCACCGACATTGGCGTTCAACGTCGCAGGGTTCACCGCCGAGGCCGTGGCCACGGCGCTCGCGGCCGAACAGATCGCCGTCTGGGACGGCAACTACTACGCCCTCGAGGCGATGGACCGGCTCGGCATCGACGGCGCCGTTCGTGCCGGGATCGCCCTGTATGTGACCGACGACGACGTCGATCGGCTGGTCGACGCCGTCGGGCGACTCTGACGAGCGATAGCGTCGTCTCCGTGGGGACTCTCGCCGAACGCCTCGGGTACGCCGCCGACACCAAGCTGGTCATCCTGTCCTGCGACGATCTCGGTTCGTGCCACGCCGCCAACGTCGGGGTCTACCGGGCGATCCGGGAGGGTGTGGCGACGTGCGCCTCGATCATGGTGCCCGCTCCGTGGGCGCAGCATGCGGCAGGCGTCTACGAGGCGTCCGACGACATCGGGGTGCACCTCACCCTCAATGCCGAACATCCCACCTACCGCTGGGGTCCGGTGACCCATGCTCCGTCCCTGCTGTCGGGTGAGGGCGGCTTTCCCCGCGACCTCGACGACCTCTGGGAGCACGCCGACCCCGACGAGGTCTACCGCGAGCTCACCGCCCAGGTCAGCCGGGCGATCGCGTGGGGCATCGACGTGACCCACCTGGCACCGCACCTGACGGCGATCACGCTCCGACCGGAGTTCTTCGGGATCTATCTCGACGTGGCGACCGAGTTCCGGCTCCCGGTGCGCCTGCCGTCGACCGTCACCGCCGAGCAGGCAGGGTTCCCGTTCCGGAAGCTCGCGGCCGAAGAGGGCGTGCTGTTCCCCGACCACTTCGATCACGACTGGCGGGCCGGCTCCCGCGACCGGGTGATGGCGGCGTTGGCAGCACTCGAGCCCGGCGTCACCGAACTGCACGTGCAGCCGGCGATCGACACGCCGGAGGTCCGGGCCCTGACGCCCCACGCCGGGCACTGGATCGACGACCTCGACTTCGTCACCGGCGACGCGCTGCGCGCGGCGATCGACGAGTCGGGAGCGGTGCTGATCGGCTACCGAGAACTCAGGGATGCGATGCGAGCCGGCTGAGCGCCGACGTCGCTTCACCCGATTTCAGCACGTCGAGCACGCGGCCGCTGTGGCCCGTCGCCTTGAGGCGGCCTCGCATGAACTCGACCGTGGCATCGAAGTCGGGTTCGGTCGCGACGGCGACCGGCACCGTCACGACGATCTCGGCGTCGTCGGGGCCCTCGGCCCGCTCGTCCTTCTTGGCGACGACCACCCGGTACTGCACGCTCACGAACCGACCTCGGCGTTCGCGTCGATGCCCTGGAACAGATCGTGTTCGACGTCGTCGTGGCCGGGGATGTCGCCGACGAGCGATCGGGCAAGGATCCAGTCCTCCCACGGATAGATCGCAGCGAGTTCGGCGTCGGAGAGACCGAACCAGAAGGGTGCGGTCGGATCGACCTGCGTCGCGTGCGCCAACAGCGATTGGGTACGCGCCCACATGAACTCGCCCACATCGATCCGCGTGGTGACGCGATGATCGGTGTCGGGGCGCTCGAACCACTTGTCGTCGAACGGCGACTCGCCGCGGTGCTTCAGGAGACCCTCGTGCATCGCCACGAGGCGACGCCGGCTCCACGTGGAGTAGTAGAGCTTCAACGGCTGGAACGGTTCGCCTGCGTCGGGGTACCACGACGGGTCGCCGGCACGATCGAACGCCAGCACGGAGATGTCGTGGACCCGGAGGTGGTCGGGGTGCGGGTACCCGGCCTGGTCGTCGTTGTAGGTGATGATGACCTGCGGTTTGGTGCGTCGGATGGACGCCACGAGGCGTTCGGTCGCCTCGTCGAGGTCGGCCTGGTGGAAGCAGTCGGGGTGCTCGTTCGGTTCGGAGTCGGCCATCCCGGAGTCGCGATAGCCGAGCATGACGACCTCGTCGAATCCGATGATCTCCGCCGAGCGTCGGAGTTCGGCCGGACGCATCGACACGACCAACTCCCGCTCCTGCTCCGGTGTCAGATCGTGGAACGGTTGACCGGGCTCACGCAGCGTCGGGTTCTGGAGATCGCCCTCCTCGCCACCGGTGCAGCACACGAGAACCGTGTGGACGCCGTCGGCGTGGTACTTCGCGAGCGTCGGAGCGCCCTTCGATGCTTCGTCGTCGGGGTGCGCGTGCACCGTCATGATCGTTCGCGGTTCGGCCATCGACGCCCACGTTACCCGTGGCTACGCTCGGGTCGGATGTCCGTATCCAGCCGCCCCACCCGTGCCGCCGCCATCGCTGCGGTCCTCGCCCTCGTCGTCGCCGGCTGCGGCGAACGCTCGGGAAAGGTGCTCGACGAGCCGGTGTTCCCACCGCCGGCGCCGCCGGTCGACACGAGCGTTCCGGCCGAACAGGCCGCCGAGACGACGATGGCGCCGCCGCTCACCTTGGTCACACCGTGGGTCGACGGTGCCGCGATCCCCGAGCGGAACACGTGCGCTGACGCGGGTGTCTCACCGGCGATGACCTGGTCGAACGTGCCGCCTGGCACCGCGGAACTCGCCGTCTCGGTGGTCGACCTCGACGCCGCCTCCTTCGTCCACTGGATCGTGTACGGGATCGCTCCCGTCGAACCGGGCCTCCCCGAGGGGCAGCTGCCCGAAGCGACGTTCGAGTGGCGAAATTCGGCCGGTCAGCCCGGCTGGTTCGCCCCGTGCCCGCCCGCCGGCGAGACACATCGGTACCAGATCACGGTCTACGCGCTCAACCAACAGCTCGAATCTGCCGATGATGCATCACCAACCGAAGTGTTGTCCATCCTGGACGCGATCACCATCGCCCGCTCATCCGTCATCGGCCTCACGGCCGGTTCCGGCTGAGCAGGCACACCCCACATGACCGACGAACGCATCGCCATCGCCACGAGCGCCGACGCACCCGCTCTCGACGCGGGCGACATCGACCGACTCCGGCAGCTCGTCGATGCGTCCGGGATCGCCACCATCTTCACGACGATCCGTGGCGATTTCCTGCACGCGAACGAGGCCGGAGCCGAGCTGTTCCGCTCGCAGGCGGTGCCCGGCGGGCGTCTCGACGGCCGCGAGTCGCTGTCGACGGTGCTCGACCAGATCCCGCAGCGTCTCCTGACCGATCCCGAAGGCGGTGTCTGGCACGGCGACGTCGACGTCAGCGCCCACGGCATGCCCGACTCGGTCCAGTCCACGACGGTGCACGTCCACCACGATCCGACGTCCGCCGACGGCGGGTTCATCGCCGTGATGTGCCAGGACGTCACCGACGAGCGCCGGCGCCAGGCGTCGCTCCTCCAGCTCCTCGAGCACGACAGCGTCACCGGCCTGCTGAATCGCAGCGCGGTGATCGAACGACTCACCGACGCACTCCGCCGGATCGACGAGGACGGCGGCGAGGTCGCCGTCCTGCTGGTCGACATCGACCGACTGCGTGACGTCAACGACGCACTCGGCCACGAGATCGGTGACCGACTCCTGGCCTCCACCGCGAAGCGTCTGTCCACCGCCGTCCGACCGAACGACATCGTCGCCCGGCTCGGCGGCGATCAGTTCGTGGTGATCTGCCACAGCGTGCCCGATGCCCCCGTCGCGATGGACCTGGCCGACCGTGTGCGGCGGGCCCTCACCGGTCGGCTCACGATCCGGCAACTCGAACTCGACGTGTCCGTCAGTGTCGGGGTCGGGATCACCGACACCACGTTGCGTCAGAGCGCACCCGACGCCGCCGCGATCCGTCTCATCACCCGGGCCGACACGGCGGTCCACGCCGCCAAGCAGGCCGGGCGGGCCCGGTGCGCGCAGTTCACCGATCAGCTCCAGAACGCGGCCAAGATCCGCACCGAACTCGCCGCCGCGCTGTCCAAGGCACTCCGCGAGGGCGAACTCCACGTCGAGTACCAACCGATCTTCTCGGCGGTCTCGCAGCAGGCCGAGGCGGCCGAGGCGCTCGTGCGCTGGTCGCATCCGGTCCGTGGCCGCATCGAGGCGAGCGAGTTCATCCCCGTCGCCGAGGAGACCGGTGTCATCGTCCCGATCGGTGACTGGGTGCTCCAGCAGGCGTGCATCTCGGCTCGCTACTGGATCGACAACGGCGTCGTCGGCCAGCGCTTCGCCGTGCACGTCAACGTGTCACGCATGCAGCTGGCCAACAGCACGTTCGTCAACCGCGTGGTCGATCTCCTCCGCGAGTACCGCCT encodes:
- a CDS encoding cysteine desulfurase-like protein, translated to MLDLRHRFPAVTEGTHAAWARFDGPAGTQVVDSAIQATTAWQRSGNNANSHGAFAAAQACDDLAEQVRGTMGELLHADPYGFIIGPSTTSNIFSLTRAIARGLGPGDEIICTQLDHDSNVSPWLLIAADTGATIQFAEFDPGSGRLPVKSVTELLNDRTRWVAVTGASNAIGTMPDVTAITAAAHEAGAQVVVDGVHLTPHAPVDLAAIGCDIYSTSSYKWYGPHAGITWVRPELLDELPAYKVRPAPDTGAERFQLGTPAYENLAAIDAAARFLIDTGMAAIQAHERGVFQRLLDGLAADERVTIYGPHDLVDRAPTLAFNVAGFTAEAVATALAAEQIAVWDGNYYALEAMDRLGIDGAVRAGIALYVTDDDVDRLVDAVGRL
- a CDS encoding bifunctional diguanylate cyclase/phosphodiesterase — its product is MTDERIAIATSADAPALDAGDIDRLRQLVDASGIATIFTTIRGDFLHANEAGAELFRSQAVPGGRLDGRESLSTVLDQIPQRLLTDPEGGVWHGDVDVSAHGMPDSVQSTTVHVHHDPTSADGGFIAVMCQDVTDERRRQASLLQLLEHDSVTGLLNRSAVIERLTDALRRIDEDGGEVAVLLVDIDRLRDVNDALGHEIGDRLLASTAKRLSTAVRPNDIVARLGGDQFVVICHSVPDAPVAMDLADRVRRALTGRLTIRQLELDVSVSVGVGITDTTLRQSAPDAAAIRLITRADTAVHAAKQAGRARCAQFTDQLQNAAKIRTELAAALSKALREGELHVEYQPIFSAVSQQAEAAEALVRWSHPVRGRIEASEFIPVAEETGVIVPIGDWVLQQACISARYWIDNGVVGQRFAVHVNVSRMQLANSTFVNRVVDLLREYRLRPRQIVLEAREATLLGSDADAVIRSVRALRRVGVRIALDNFGTGSNALSLLTEIGADVLKLDGSLALPSGASEADTRVVRALVLLAHALNMEVVAERVTGVEQLRRLRAAGCDLVQGHLVGKPSAPDQLVAHMNLD
- a CDS encoding ChbG/HpnK family deacetylase, with translation MGTLAERLGYAADTKLVILSCDDLGSCHAANVGVYRAIREGVATCASIMVPAPWAQHAAGVYEASDDIGVHLTLNAEHPTYRWGPVTHAPSLLSGEGGFPRDLDDLWEHADPDEVYRELTAQVSRAIAWGIDVTHLAPHLTAITLRPEFFGIYLDVATEFRLPVRLPSTVTAEQAGFPFRKLAAEEGVLFPDHFDHDWRAGSRDRVMAALAALEPGVTELHVQPAIDTPEVRALTPHAGHWIDDLDFVTGDALRAAIDESGAVLIGYRELRDAMRAG
- a CDS encoding YbhB/YbcL family Raf kinase inhibitor-like protein, with translation MSVSSRPTRAAAIAAVLALVVAGCGERSGKVLDEPVFPPPAPPVDTSVPAEQAAETTMAPPLTLVTPWVDGAAIPERNTCADAGVSPAMTWSNVPPGTAELAVSVVDLDAASFVHWIVYGIAPVEPGLPEGQLPEATFEWRNSAGQPGWFAPCPPAGETHRYQITVYALNQQLESADDASPTEVLSILDAITIARSSVIGLTAGSG
- a CDS encoding PIG-L family deacetylase gives rise to the protein MAEPRTIMTVHAHPDDEASKGAPTLAKYHADGVHTVLVCCTGGEEGDLQNPTLREPGQPFHDLTPEQERELVVSMRPAELRRSAEIIGFDEVVMLGYRDSGMADSEPNEHPDCFHQADLDEATERLVASIRRTKPQVIITYNDDQAGYPHPDHLRVHDISVLAFDRAGDPSWYPDAGEPFQPLKLYYSTWSRRRLVAMHEGLLKHRGESPFDDKWFERPDTDHRVTTRIDVGEFMWARTQSLLAHATQVDPTAPFWFGLSDAELAAIYPWEDWILARSLVGDIPGHDDVEHDLFQGIDANAEVGS